The Deltaproteobacteria bacterium genome window below encodes:
- a CDS encoding ATP-dependent 6-phosphofructokinase, which yields MLTSGGDAPGMNAAIRAIAKVGASRGVEVVGVVGGYTGLREGAFRPLTRRVGDRVWPDPEIDAAASLGGTVLGSARELRFHTPEGRAPAIARLRGLAGLVVIGGNGSLAGAHALARECGTPVVGLPASIDNDVGCSASAIGVDTALNTIVAACDKIGDTARAHRRAFVVEVMGRDCGYLAMAGAIAAGADAVLFREQGRDEDAIVASVERAIRRGFADRGEGWARRRVLILKAEGVSMPCTKLVRMVEERLGADLPGVDVRATVLGHLVRGGNPSFQDRMIAGRLGLAAVDAVLAGTTDVMMGWQGPPGGTPTGDPSVSSYPLQVVLEQSAALVDGSSPITRRRVQLMEQVEGVLGL from the coding sequence GTGCTGACCTCCGGCGGCGATGCACCGGGCATGAACGCGGCGATCCGAGCCATCGCCAAGGTCGGTGCCAGCCGCGGCGTCGAGGTCGTCGGCGTGGTCGGCGGCTACACCGGGCTGCGCGAGGGTGCGTTTCGTCCGCTCACGCGCCGCGTCGGTGATCGCGTGTGGCCGGATCCCGAGATCGATGCCGCGGCGTCGCTCGGCGGCACCGTGCTGGGCTCTGCCCGCGAGCTCCGATTCCACACCCCCGAGGGCCGCGCGCCCGCGATCGCGCGACTGCGCGGGCTCGCGGGCCTGGTCGTGATCGGCGGCAATGGCTCGCTCGCCGGTGCGCACGCCCTGGCCCGCGAGTGCGGCACCCCGGTGGTGGGACTGCCAGCCTCGATCGACAACGACGTCGGCTGCAGCGCCAGCGCGATCGGGGTCGACACCGCGCTCAACACCATCGTTGCCGCCTGCGACAAGATCGGCGACACGGCCCGCGCCCACCGCCGCGCGTTCGTCGTCGAGGTCATGGGCCGCGACTGTGGCTACCTCGCGATGGCCGGTGCGATCGCAGCCGGGGCCGACGCGGTGCTGTTCCGCGAGCAAGGCCGCGACGAGGACGCGATCGTGGCCTCGGTCGAGCGTGCGATCCGCCGCGGCTTCGCCGACCGCGGCGAGGGTTGGGCGCGTCGACGCGTGCTCATCCTCAAGGCCGAGGGTGTCAGCATGCCGTGCACGAAGCTGGTGCGCATGGTCGAGGAGCGCCTCGGCGCCGACCTGCCCGGCGTCGACGTGCGCGCGACCGTGCTCGGTCATCTGGTGCGCGGCGGCAACCCCTCGTTCCAAGACCGCATGATCGCGGGACGCCTGGGCCTCGCGGCGGTCGACGCGGTGCTGGCCGGCACCACCGACGTGATGATGGGGTGGCAGGGCCCGCCGGGTGGGACCCCGACCGGCGACCCCTCGGTGAGCAGCTATCCGCTGCAAGTCGTGCTCGAGCAGAGCGCGGCGCTGGTCGACGGCAGCAGCCCGATCACGCGGCGCCGCGTGCAGCTGATGGAACAGGTCGAGGGCGTGCTGGGCCTGTGA
- a CDS encoding sigma-70 family RNA polymerase sigma factor, whose protein sequence is MLLPWSHAHTHARLARRAAAGDVAALGALYRALHPAVHAYVRRRVAAPADAEDLVARVFHRLLEHLSRFDPARAPVRGWVLTIARNLVIDHFRTRRDHAPFDEHQGDEIAVIEPLAWLSDAPDERTAALREHVRELPATTREMLTLHFTDDLHYREIAALLGFTEAAVKQRMARALRELRARLSTVPSAKGAAAHAI, encoded by the coding sequence TTGCTGCTGCCCTGGTCCCACGCCCACACCCACGCCCGGCTGGCGCGGCGCGCCGCCGCCGGTGACGTGGCAGCGCTCGGGGCTCTCTACCGCGCGTTGCACCCCGCGGTGCACGCCTACGTCCGGCGACGCGTCGCCGCGCCCGCCGACGCGGAGGACCTGGTCGCGCGGGTCTTCCACCGTCTGCTCGAGCACCTGTCGCGCTTCGACCCCGCGCGCGCGCCGGTGCGCGGCTGGGTGCTGACGATCGCGCGCAACCTCGTCATCGATCACTTCCGCACGCGCCGCGACCATGCCCCGTTCGACGAGCACCAAGGCGACGAGATCGCGGTGATCGAGCCGCTGGCGTGGCTGAGCGACGCGCCGGACGAGCGCACCGCGGCGCTGCGCGAGCACGTGCGCGAGCTGCCCGCGACGACCCGCGAGATGCTGACGCTGCACTTCACCGACGACCTCCACTACCGTGAGATCGCGGCCCTGCTCGGGTTCACCGAGGCCGCGGTCAAGCAACGCATGGCCCGTGCGCTGCGCGAGCTCCGTGCGCGCCTCTCGACCGTGCCGTCCGCGAAAGGAGCCGCCGCCCATGCGATCTGA